In a single window of the Phycisphaerales bacterium genome:
- a CDS encoding glutathionylspermidine synthase family protein produces the protein MVAVPYTLGPGLSPTAYAAMRRHTIFRCSKWDPQVGDVAVLARHPLILAPFVARKLAGWAEQLAAEALAAEDELRQRPDLVAQLGLPRAICRAVRRGSANGPLPPAPRYVRFDFHYTSEGWRISEANTDVPGGLLEASGFTAAIARETGAGHGTADPLLRLAEALARAAGGDGGRVALVHATAYTDDRQVVIALRTALAQLGVSAELVSPAQVRWDGGLARLACDWSRAEAQAVFRFFPGEWLPNLPWGCHWQAYCEATRTPQCNPATALLPQSKRFPLIWDRLATSLPTWRHLLPETRAPQNVPRRERAAWVWKPALGRVGEGIGITGVTPSEEWRRIRRGLWWAPQEWALQRRFDALPVDTPDGPRYPCLGVFVVDGRAAGIYGRWAPVPLIDARAQDVAVLVAQQVTAVQKEVVGGWV, from the coding sequence GTGGTAGCCGTGCCCTACACCCTCGGGCCGGGGCTTTCGCCAACGGCCTACGCGGCCATGCGTCGACACACGATCTTCCGTTGTAGCAAGTGGGATCCGCAAGTCGGGGATGTTGCGGTGCTGGCACGGCACCCGCTGATTCTCGCGCCTTTCGTCGCCCGGAAACTCGCCGGCTGGGCGGAACAACTCGCTGCGGAGGCGCTGGCCGCCGAAGATGAGCTGCGACAACGTCCTGACCTGGTGGCGCAACTCGGGTTGCCCCGCGCCATCTGCAGAGCGGTGCGCCGTGGTTCTGCGAACGGGCCACTGCCCCCGGCGCCGCGCTACGTACGTTTCGACTTTCACTACACTTCTGAGGGTTGGCGCATCTCGGAAGCAAACACGGATGTTCCCGGCGGTTTGCTGGAAGCTTCGGGCTTCACGGCCGCCATCGCTCGTGAAACCGGTGCCGGTCATGGCACGGCCGATCCGCTGCTGCGTCTCGCCGAGGCGTTGGCAAGAGCAGCCGGCGGAGACGGTGGCCGGGTTGCCCTCGTACATGCCACCGCCTACACGGATGACCGTCAGGTTGTGATTGCGTTGCGCACGGCACTCGCGCAACTTGGAGTGTCAGCCGAGCTGGTGAGTCCGGCGCAGGTGCGCTGGGATGGCGGGCTGGCCCGGCTGGCGTGCGATTGGAGCCGTGCGGAAGCGCAGGCCGTGTTCCGCTTCTTCCCGGGCGAGTGGTTGCCGAACCTGCCGTGGGGGTGTCACTGGCAGGCCTATTGCGAAGCCACACGCACACCGCAATGCAATCCGGCGACCGCGCTGCTGCCCCAGTCGAAGCGGTTTCCGCTGATATGGGATCGTCTCGCAACGTCCCTGCCAACGTGGCGGCACTTGTTGCCCGAGACCCGTGCACCGCAGAACGTCCCCCGGCGCGAGCGCGCCGCCTGGGTGTGGAAGCCCGCACTGGGTCGCGTCGGCGAGGGCATCGGCATCACCGGTGTCACTCCGTCCGAAGAGTGGCGCCGTATCCGCCGCGGATTATGGTGGGCTCCGCAGGAGTGGGCACTCCAGCGGCGCTTTGACGCGCTCCCGGTGGACACGCCCGACGGGCCCCGCTATCCGTGCCTCGGCGTGTTCGTCGTCGACGGACGTGCCGCGGGCATCTACGGACGCTGGGCACCCGTCCCTTTGATCGATGCGCGGGCGCAGGATGTCGCGGTGCTGGTTGCGCAACAGGTCACTGCCGTGCAGAAGGAGGTGGTGGGTGGATGGGTTTGA
- a CDS encoding fumarylacetoacetate hydrolase family protein: MRLARFISSDGRLTVGRIVTETTAQPLVGELFGQRTFADRTVNIAQLLPPIDPPNIFAIGRNYRAHAAETGSEVPERPLIFAKPTTALLAPGGTIRLPAAAPTQVDFEAELAIIIGRTARHVPPSAALDHVLGYTCANDVSARDCQRNDKQWTRAKGFDTFCPLGPWLVTVEAFDPSDCLVRSRLNGTEMQSARTSAMIFSCRELISYLSDQFTLLPGTVILTGTPEGVGFARTPPVFLQPGDRIEVEIEGIGTLVNTVTAAS; encoded by the coding sequence ATGAGACTCGCACGCTTCATCAGTTCCGACGGGCGCCTGACCGTCGGACGTATCGTGACGGAGACCACCGCCCAGCCCCTCGTGGGCGAGTTGTTCGGACAGCGAACCTTCGCCGATCGAACGGTGAACATCGCCCAACTGCTGCCGCCGATTGACCCGCCCAACATCTTCGCAATCGGCCGCAACTACCGTGCGCACGCGGCGGAGACGGGCTCCGAGGTTCCCGAGCGGCCGCTGATCTTCGCCAAGCCGACGACGGCACTGCTGGCACCGGGCGGTACGATCCGTCTGCCGGCGGCTGCCCCGACACAGGTCGATTTTGAGGCCGAACTGGCCATCATCATCGGGCGCACAGCGCGCCACGTACCACCCTCCGCCGCCCTCGATCATGTCCTCGGCTATACCTGCGCGAATGACGTCTCGGCCCGGGATTGCCAGCGGAACGACAAGCAGTGGACCCGTGCCAAGGGTTTCGACACCTTCTGCCCCCTGGGTCCCTGGCTGGTAACAGTCGAGGCCTTCGACCCCAGTGACTGCCTGGTGCGGAGTCGACTGAACGGCACCGAGATGCAGTCCGCCCGCACGAGCGCCATGATCTTTTCGTGCCGGGAACTGATCAGTTACCTTTCTGATCAGTTTACTTTGCTGCCGGGGACCGTGATCCTGACCGGGACTCCGGAAGGAGTTGGATTCGCACGCACACCACCGGTGTTTTTACAGCCCGGAGACCGGATCGAAGTGGAAATTGAAGGGATTGGCACGCTCGTGAACACCGTCACAGCAGCGAGTTGA
- a CDS encoding S8 family serine peptidase yields the protein MRIPGVVICLAHGVVFGALSLAAATAAAHDNVALAAPTNPDYVLTLGEQTFDPLAGVPAPPLGLDQTSSGGDLGLVQFAGPTQDEWLQELQAAGLEIVQYVHPYTYIVWGSAGQRATLNGSHLRWAGEFLPAYRLLPQFRNLDATSIRTEVLVVRFAGTEHIVRALEQMGATVHGSAVLSRAFEHVVFELPGALLPAVANLPGVYTVQPTPTDGGLRGEMFNQVCVNNVAANNAAYPGYDLWLASVGLSGAGVAIANVDGGVYQGHPDLAGRFLPCVGTSCGVPSTGSSHGTHTAGTMAGTGASGTRDAFGFLRGLGIAPGANLVEQLYSPTYTSAGGMLTLMRVSYANGALLSGNSWGPAGSPRGYDNHTMQCDIGVRDTDANVPGDQPLTYVLSIMNGNGGTSTQGTPDEGKNLFTIGSTKGQNTDGSQILQINDLSSNTAHGPCLDGRKIPHMVAPGCRIDSSNSTTGYGLSCGTSMASPHVSGAVALFIEYYRNLDGYEVDPSPALIKAAFLPVAHNLAGFRDANNGLLGVPFDSKQGWGRMNLAAVVTPEVSVRYWDNPVIFDNTGEFWEQQVSAADPTQPMKIMLVWTDAPGHGLGGSTPAWNNDLDLEVSAGAITYRGNDFGANGWSTPNGVKDNRNNTEGVFIGPAADGTYMIRVLAANISSDGLPNYGDLTDQDFAVVCYNCTLEPGFALSRPAAQETCGGGAVTYTLPIVSVAGFDEPVTVTVENLPNGTTALVTPATALPGESVAIDVQTSAATPDGTFQFQIVGTSGELVRSTTTSLKVFAGVPAAPIPVSPADGAINIGILPTLSWNAAPNALSHQLEIATDADFVHIILSIDGLTEASYALGEPLDQVAQYHWRVRSANPCGYGASAAASFTTQAFPAILLVDDDDNSPDVRSFYATAIGTLNLSFDVWDTQAGQSEPSLAEMMPYAHIIWFSGDSWGGTSNPKAGPSPAAEAALATLLNRGRNVMIVGQDYFYDRGLTSFMQNYLGAGSILNDRSQTSATGSGAVYGGLGPYTLSYPFFNWSDVVNPNALGATAFMGDQGSAATMVDSPIFRAVFFGFPLEAIATAQGRAAVMNTTLQWFRPLVDCNGNGFNDHVDLLNGTSLDLNGDGIPDECQAPETCPGDANGDGVVNFADISPFIAAIKAGSAANWTCDLPGGFGPYLNSDTDGDGMVNFADISPFIGLLKAPPAPCVSACP from the coding sequence GTGCGCATTCCTGGAGTGGTGATCTGTCTGGCACATGGTGTCGTCTTCGGCGCCCTATCTCTGGCCGCAGCTACAGCGGCCGCCCATGACAACGTAGCGCTCGCAGCGCCAACGAATCCGGACTATGTCCTGACGCTGGGTGAGCAAACCTTCGACCCACTGGCAGGCGTGCCCGCGCCCCCGCTGGGGTTGGATCAGACGAGTTCCGGCGGTGACTTGGGACTCGTCCAGTTTGCCGGTCCGACGCAGGATGAGTGGCTGCAGGAACTGCAGGCCGCCGGACTGGAGATCGTCCAGTACGTGCACCCCTACACCTACATCGTATGGGGCTCCGCGGGGCAGCGCGCCACGCTGAACGGCAGTCACCTGCGCTGGGCGGGTGAGTTCCTGCCGGCGTACAGGTTGTTGCCGCAATTCCGCAATCTTGATGCGACGAGCATTCGGACGGAAGTGCTGGTAGTCCGGTTTGCCGGCACGGAACACATCGTTCGAGCTCTGGAGCAAATGGGCGCCACCGTGCATGGCTCGGCGGTGCTGAGCCGCGCGTTCGAGCACGTGGTTTTCGAGTTGCCGGGGGCCTTGCTGCCCGCAGTCGCAAACCTGCCCGGCGTATACACCGTGCAGCCGACACCAACCGACGGCGGTTTGCGTGGCGAGATGTTCAACCAGGTCTGCGTCAACAACGTCGCGGCGAATAACGCGGCTTATCCCGGCTATGACCTGTGGCTTGCGAGCGTGGGTCTGTCGGGCGCCGGGGTCGCGATCGCGAACGTCGATGGCGGCGTGTATCAGGGCCACCCGGACCTGGCCGGACGTTTCCTGCCCTGTGTCGGCACCAGTTGCGGTGTTCCGTCGACGGGGTCGAGTCATGGTACGCACACTGCCGGCACGATGGCCGGCACGGGGGCATCCGGCACGCGCGACGCCTTCGGGTTCCTGCGTGGCCTGGGTATCGCCCCTGGTGCGAACCTCGTGGAGCAGCTCTACTCGCCGACGTACACCTCGGCCGGCGGCATGCTGACGCTGATGCGTGTTTCCTATGCGAATGGCGCGCTGCTCTCCGGGAATAGCTGGGGACCGGCAGGTTCACCCCGCGGCTACGACAACCACACAATGCAGTGTGACATCGGCGTCCGTGATACGGACGCAAACGTACCGGGTGACCAGCCGCTGACGTATGTCCTGTCGATCATGAACGGCAATGGCGGCACCAGCACACAGGGCACGCCCGACGAAGGGAAGAACCTCTTCACCATCGGTTCGACCAAGGGACAGAACACGGACGGCTCACAGATCCTTCAGATCAACGACCTGTCCTCGAACACTGCCCATGGACCGTGCCTCGACGGCCGCAAGATCCCGCACATGGTCGCGCCCGGCTGCCGCATCGACTCGTCGAACTCGACGACCGGTTACGGCCTTTCGTGCGGGACCAGCATGGCTTCACCCCACGTGAGCGGTGCTGTGGCCCTGTTCATCGAGTATTATCGCAACCTGGACGGTTACGAAGTCGACCCCTCCCCCGCCTTGATCAAGGCCGCTTTCCTGCCGGTGGCACACAACCTTGCCGGTTTTCGCGATGCCAACAACGGGCTCCTCGGTGTACCGTTCGACAGCAAGCAGGGCTGGGGCCGGATGAACCTCGCCGCGGTGGTCACTCCGGAAGTGTCGGTGCGCTACTGGGACAACCCGGTGATCTTCGACAACACCGGCGAGTTCTGGGAGCAGCAGGTCTCCGCGGCGGATCCGACCCAACCCATGAAGATCATGCTGGTCTGGACGGATGCGCCCGGGCACGGCCTGGGTGGCAGCACCCCCGCCTGGAACAACGACCTCGACCTCGAGGTCTCCGCCGGCGCGATCACCTATCGAGGCAATGACTTCGGTGCCAACGGCTGGTCCACGCCCAACGGCGTGAAAGACAACCGCAACAACACCGAAGGGGTGTTCATCGGGCCGGCCGCGGACGGGACGTACATGATTCGCGTACTGGCGGCGAACATCTCGTCGGACGGTCTGCCGAACTATGGCGACCTGACGGATCAGGATTTCGCCGTGGTTTGCTACAACTGCACACTGGAGCCCGGCTTCGCACTCTCGCGACCGGCAGCGCAGGAGACCTGTGGCGGCGGGGCGGTCACCTACACGCTGCCGATCGTCTCCGTGGCCGGTTTTGATGAGCCGGTGACGGTCACGGTCGAGAACCTGCCGAACGGGACGACTGCATTGGTGACCCCGGCGACCGCTCTGCCGGGGGAATCGGTTGCGATCGACGTGCAGACCAGCGCAGCCACGCCGGACGGCACGTTCCAGTTCCAGATTGTCGGCACGTCCGGCGAACTGGTCCGGTCCACGACCACCAGCTTGAAGGTCTTTGCCGGAGTGCCGGCGGCGCCCATTCCAGTCAGCCCGGCGGATGGTGCGATCAACATCGGCATCCTGCCGACGTTGTCATGGAACGCGGCACCGAACGCGCTGTCACACCAACTTGAAATCGCGACGGATGCGGACTTTGTCCACATCATCCTCTCGATCGATGGATTGACCGAAGCGAGCTACGCCCTGGGTGAGCCACTCGACCAGGTGGCGCAATACCACTGGCGTGTCCGTTCGGCCAATCCGTGCGGCTACGGCGCGAGCGCCGCGGCGAGTTTCACAACACAGGCGTTTCCCGCGATCCTGCTGGTCGACGATGACGACAATTCGCCGGACGTGCGGAGCTTCTATGCGACGGCGATCGGAACGCTGAATCTCTCGTTCGACGTGTGGGATACGCAGGCCGGACAGAGCGAGCCGTCGCTGGCAGAGATGATGCCTTATGCGCACATCATCTGGTTCTCAGGCGATTCGTGGGGCGGCACCAGCAATCCGAAAGCCGGCCCCAGTCCGGCCGCGGAAGCCGCGCTAGCGACTCTGCTCAATCGCGGACGCAACGTGATGATCGTGGGACAGGATTACTTCTACGACCGCGGCCTGACGTCGTTCATGCAGAACTACCTCGGTGCGGGTTCCATCCTGAACGATCGTTCGCAAACGTCGGCGACGGGTAGCGGCGCGGTGTACGGCGGCCTTGGTCCCTATACCCTGTCGTATCCGTTCTTCAACTGGAGCGACGTGGTGAATCCGAATGCACTCGGTGCGACCGCCTTCATGGGCGATCAGGGCAGTGCCGCCACCATGGTGGACAGCCCGATCTTCCGCGCGGTTTTCTTCGGCTTCCCGCTCGAGGCCATTGCAACGGCACAAGGTCGGGCCGCCGTGATGAACACGACGCTCCAGTGGTTCCGGCCTTTGGTCGACTGCAACGGCAACGGATTCAATGACCATGTCGACCTCCTGAACGGAACGAGTCTGGACCTCAACGGTGACGGCATTCCCGACGAGTGCCAGGCACCGGAGACCTGCCCGGGCGATGCCAACGGTGACGGCGTGGTGAATTTTGCCGATATTTCACCATTCATCGCGGCCATCAAGGCCGGCAGCGCCGCCAACTGGACCTGCGACCTGCCCGGCGGCTTCGGCCCGTACCTCAACAGCGACACTGACGGCGACGGCATGGTGAACTTCGCCGACATCTCGCCGTTCATCGGTCTGCTCAAGGCCCCACCGGCTCCGTGTGTGAGCGCGTGCCCGTAA
- a CDS encoding Gfo/Idh/MocA family oxidoreductase, protein MPLTNTHPESSLDTTATEPVVTADGNSRREFLKHGLAVAGMAVVGGLAGCASPGKREPGPRWASSLPAARPLRAPRREQLRIAFIATGGIGGHHLETTKEAGILCPCYCDVDTQRMDMARELYPAAKAYQDYRRLFEEMGSEFDAVMIGTPDHHHYPATMLALQMGKHVYLQKPLTHTVWEARQLTEAAARYGLATQMGNQGHALEGWRLVYEYVHSGVLGDIVETHTWSDRPIWPQGMGRPEGESPVPAHVDWDLWLGPAPERPYVEKVYHPFTWRGWWDFGTGALGDMACHTMDGIFWALDPGYPTSVEPVASSAITEEAFPNAAVVRWDFPKRGKRKAFSAYWYDGGLRPTTPAVLEYGRRIPPTGSLFIGTDAALVVSGDYGSSSRIIPEARMKEVGKPPQLLERSPGHVEEWLLACSGLESIDFPKSRFAYSGPMCETVLLGNVALRVGRRLEWDGANLRITNVPEANAFLTKEYRAGWRV, encoded by the coding sequence GTGCCTCTCACAAACACACACCCAGAATCATCCCTGGACACCACCGCAACCGAACCCGTGGTCACTGCCGACGGCAATTCCCGCCGCGAGTTCCTCAAGCACGGACTCGCCGTAGCCGGCATGGCCGTCGTGGGCGGCTTGGCGGGCTGCGCGTCACCCGGGAAGCGTGAACCCGGCCCGCGCTGGGCGAGCAGTCTGCCCGCTGCGCGGCCGCTGCGCGCGCCACGCCGTGAGCAACTTCGCATCGCGTTCATCGCGACCGGTGGCATCGGCGGGCATCATCTGGAAACCACGAAAGAAGCCGGAATTCTCTGTCCGTGTTACTGCGATGTCGACACACAACGCATGGACATGGCCCGCGAACTGTATCCGGCCGCGAAGGCGTACCAGGATTACCGCCGCCTGTTCGAGGAGATGGGCAGCGAGTTCGACGCGGTCATGATCGGCACACCGGATCATCATCACTATCCGGCGACCATGCTCGCCCTGCAGATGGGCAAGCATGTGTACCTCCAAAAGCCGCTCACGCACACGGTATGGGAAGCTCGGCAGCTAACCGAAGCGGCCGCACGCTACGGCCTTGCGACCCAGATGGGCAACCAGGGCCACGCCCTGGAGGGCTGGCGCCTGGTTTACGAATACGTGCACAGTGGTGTGTTGGGCGACATCGTGGAGACACATACCTGGAGCGATCGGCCGATCTGGCCGCAAGGCATGGGCCGGCCGGAAGGCGAGTCACCGGTGCCCGCGCACGTGGACTGGGATCTGTGGCTCGGCCCGGCTCCGGAGCGGCCATACGTGGAGAAGGTGTATCACCCGTTCACCTGGCGTGGTTGGTGGGATTTCGGGACCGGCGCTTTGGGTGACATGGCGTGCCACACGATGGATGGCATCTTCTGGGCACTTGACCCGGGCTATCCGACGTCCGTCGAGCCGGTGGCCTCCAGTGCGATCACGGAGGAGGCCTTCCCCAACGCTGCGGTGGTACGCTGGGACTTCCCGAAGCGTGGCAAGCGGAAGGCCTTTTCGGCGTACTGGTACGACGGCGGGTTGCGACCCACGACGCCGGCGGTGCTGGAGTACGGCCGGCGCATCCCGCCAACGGGAAGTCTGTTCATCGGCACCGACGCAGCGCTGGTGGTGAGCGGGGACTACGGCAGTTCGTCCCGGATCATCCCCGAGGCGCGCATGAAAGAGGTGGGCAAGCCGCCACAGTTGCTCGAGCGGTCTCCAGGGCATGTGGAAGAGTGGTTGCTGGCTTGCAGCGGGCTGGAGTCGATCGATTTTCCGAAGTCGCGGTTCGCCTACTCGGGTCCGATGTGTGAGACGGTATTGCTGGGCAACGTCGCGCTGCGAGTTGGTCGGCGGCTGGAATGGGATGGCGCGAATCTGCGCATCACCAACGTGCCGGAAGCCAATGCGTTTCTCACGAAAGAATACCGCGCGGGCTGGCGCGTGTAG
- the rho gene encoding transcription termination factor Rho: MAKTRHSGGQGRPHSSRRTSPKHRRPNSQKSAGPAAAPFPQGPGEPIGVQSGVLELDNQGAGFLRSQERNLAVRPDDPYVSPDAIRRFCLRGGECITGQIARVENKGNRRSKVSRIDAIDGVPAGEWQPPTPLNETTAVDPTESLHFDTPGGPVTMRVVDLFTPIGRGQRGLIVAPPRTGKTILLQQMAHGIAENHPEVYMIVLLVDERPEEVTEMRRNVRGEVIASSNDENIASHVRIARLVNERARRLAEQGRHIIILLDSITRLARAFNSNIGTSGRTMTGGLDIRALQEPKQIFGSARNIEGGGSLTIIASALIETGSRADDFIFQEFKGTGNMELVLNRELANLRIWPAMDLNQSGTRKEEKLLAPDTLRKVYLLRRQLNDLPLAKQMTTLLDWMGRFNTQAEFLANLRS, encoded by the coding sequence ATGGCAAAGACCAGGCATTCGGGTGGTCAGGGGCGACCACATTCTTCGCGCCGCACCTCTCCCAAACATCGGCGGCCGAACTCCCAGAAGTCTGCGGGCCCGGCCGCGGCACCCTTTCCGCAGGGACCGGGTGAACCCATCGGGGTGCAGTCGGGCGTGCTCGAGCTGGACAACCAGGGGGCCGGTTTTCTGCGTTCTCAGGAGCGCAATCTCGCCGTGCGTCCGGATGATCCGTACGTCTCGCCGGATGCGATTCGCCGATTCTGTCTGCGGGGCGGCGAATGCATCACGGGACAAATCGCGCGAGTCGAGAACAAGGGCAACCGCCGGAGCAAGGTCAGCCGCATTGACGCGATCGACGGTGTGCCGGCGGGCGAATGGCAGCCGCCGACCCCGCTGAACGAAACCACGGCGGTCGATCCGACCGAGTCGTTGCACTTCGATACCCCCGGCGGCCCGGTGACGATGCGGGTGGTCGATTTATTCACGCCGATCGGACGCGGACAGCGCGGGCTGATCGTTGCACCGCCGCGCACCGGCAAGACGATCCTGCTTCAGCAGATGGCGCACGGCATCGCCGAGAACCATCCGGAGGTGTACATGATCGTGCTGCTCGTTGACGAGCGGCCCGAGGAAGTCACCGAGATGCGGCGGAACGTCCGTGGTGAAGTCATCGCCTCGAGTAATGACGAGAACATCGCCTCGCACGTGCGCATCGCCCGGCTGGTGAACGAGCGGGCTCGCCGCCTGGCCGAGCAGGGACGGCACATCATCATCCTGCTCGATTCGATCACGCGGCTCGCGCGGGCCTTTAACTCCAACATCGGCACGAGCGGCCGCACGATGACCGGGGGCCTCGACATTCGCGCGTTGCAGGAGCCGAAGCAGATTTTCGGCTCTGCCCGGAATATCGAGGGTGGCGGCTCACTGACCATCATCGCTTCGGCGCTCATCGAGACGGGCAGCCGGGCGGACGATTTCATCTTTCAGGAGTTCAAGGGCACCGGCAACATGGAGCTGGTGCTGAATCGCGAGCTGGCAAACCTGCGCATCTGGCCGGCCATGGACCTGAACCAGTCCGGTACGCGCAAGGAAGAGAAGCTGCTCGCGCCTGATACGCTGCGGAAGGTCTACCTGCTGCGGCGGCAGCTCAACGACCTGCCGCTCGCCAAGCAGATGACGACATTGCTGGACTGGATGGGCCGCTTCAACACGCAGGCGGAGTTCCTCGCGAACCTGCGCAGCTAG
- a CDS encoding MATE family efflux transporter, producing the protein MPHSAPDDPSSDSAAGVSYTVRPHAGGAPAGPVGTVPATAPLAGKRAALTALPAGPIPWQVLMLALPMLGELYFNFLIGFVDTFLAGRISKEANAAVGMATYASWLLTVLFTLVGTGAAAVVARTTGSGEHRARNRAVNQALLLAGAAGLATSLLAFICAPLLAQLLTQTVEARGLCERYLRIDAGGYALLSLTGIGSGLLRAAGDTRTPMRIMISVNIINAVVSIALVQGWFGPPLGATGIALGTLVARCYGGVAMIVVMLRGPCGFRVGGRLLRPHGPTLRRILRVGLPAAGDAAVMSATQLVFLWVVAHTATGAAATVNFAAHTIAMRMEALSFLPAIAWATAAATLAGQHLGAGAPELAQRSVRAAVRQGALICGAVGLGFVLFAEGIYTLMSADAEVRVVGTPAFRLLGLVQPVLGAAIIYNGALRGIGDARTTMVISFISGVGLRVPVGFACGIGLGWGLIGAWCGMWADNIGRFVLAWGRFRQGGWRHVRV; encoded by the coding sequence ATGCCCCACTCAGCGCCCGACGACCCCAGCTCCGATAGCGCCGCCGGTGTGTCATACACGGTGCGCCCGCACGCGGGTGGCGCACCGGCCGGGCCCGTCGGGACCGTACCGGCGACAGCCCCACTCGCGGGGAAACGCGCGGCGCTCACCGCACTGCCGGCCGGGCCGATTCCGTGGCAGGTGCTCATGCTCGCACTGCCCATGCTCGGCGAGCTGTACTTCAATTTCCTGATTGGCTTTGTCGACACGTTTCTAGCGGGGCGTATCAGCAAGGAGGCCAACGCCGCGGTCGGAATGGCGACCTACGCAAGCTGGTTGCTGACCGTGCTCTTCACGCTGGTCGGAACGGGGGCCGCGGCGGTGGTGGCGCGCACCACCGGGTCGGGCGAGCATCGCGCCCGCAACCGAGCCGTGAACCAGGCGCTTTTGTTGGCCGGTGCGGCCGGATTGGCTACCAGCTTGCTGGCGTTCATCTGCGCACCGCTGCTTGCCCAGTTACTGACCCAGACCGTCGAAGCGCGCGGGCTGTGCGAACGCTATCTACGGATCGACGCGGGGGGCTACGCGCTGTTGAGTCTGACGGGCATCGGATCCGGCCTGCTGCGTGCGGCCGGCGACACGCGCACGCCGATGCGCATCATGATCAGTGTGAACATCATCAACGCTGTAGTGTCGATCGCGCTGGTGCAGGGCTGGTTCGGCCCACCGCTCGGTGCGACCGGCATCGCGCTCGGCACGCTGGTTGCGCGTTGCTATGGCGGCGTGGCGATGATCGTGGTCATGCTGCGCGGCCCCTGCGGATTCCGGGTCGGTGGGCGGCTGTTGCGACCACACGGACCCACTCTTCGTCGCATTTTACGGGTGGGCCTTCCGGCCGCCGGGGATGCGGCGGTCATGTCGGCCACGCAGCTCGTCTTCCTTTGGGTGGTGGCCCATACGGCCACCGGCGCGGCCGCCACGGTAAACTTCGCGGCCCACACCATCGCGATGCGCATGGAGGCGCTGAGCTTCCTGCCGGCGATCGCCTGGGCGACGGCTGCTGCGACTCTCGCCGGTCAGCATCTCGGTGCGGGTGCACCGGAACTGGCCCAACGGAGTGTGCGGGCGGCGGTGCGACAGGGTGCGCTGATTTGTGGTGCCGTCGGACTGGGATTCGTACTCTTTGCCGAAGGCATCTACACGCTGATGAGTGCGGATGCCGAGGTGCGGGTGGTCGGCACACCGGCGTTTCGCCTGCTGGGACTGGTGCAGCCGGTGCTCGGCGCGGCCATCATCTACAACGGCGCGTTGCGGGGAATTGGTGACGCGCGTACAACCATGGTGATCTCGTTCATTTCAGGTGTGGGTCTGCGAGTGCCGGTGGGTTTTGCGTGTGGAATCGGACTGGGCTGGGGACTGATCGGCGCATGGTGCGGAATGTGGGCGGACAATATCGGGCGCTTTGTGCTGGCCTGGGGTCGCTTCCGACAGGGGGGCTGGCGACATGTCCGGGTGTGA
- a CDS encoding metallophosphoesterase family protein, producing the protein MVLGILSDTHGRVQRTAAALRVLEQCGATVFAHCGDIGGPDVLELLAGRRVWLVRGNTDFPTQRELEYARVLGLTLADAAPARFELLGRHFLLFHGHEPEFGRLERNLQQTGARPPGMAACHYILHGHTHTLRDERVCGVRLINPGALHRALVHTVATLSLEQDELHFWRVDENEPANNSPVEVSSLRR; encoded by the coding sequence GTGGTACTCGGCATCCTCTCTGACACGCACGGGCGGGTGCAGCGGACGGCCGCTGCCTTGCGCGTGCTGGAACAGTGCGGCGCCACCGTGTTCGCACACTGTGGCGACATCGGGGGACCAGATGTGCTGGAACTGCTCGCCGGACGCCGGGTCTGGCTGGTGCGCGGAAACACCGACTTCCCCACGCAGCGGGAACTCGAGTACGCCCGGGTGCTGGGGTTGACTCTGGCCGATGCGGCCCCGGCCCGTTTTGAATTGCTGGGCCGCCACTTCCTCCTATTCCACGGGCACGAGCCGGAGTTTGGCCGCCTCGAGCGCAATCTCCAGCAGACGGGGGCGCGGCCTCCGGGAATGGCGGCGTGCCACTACATCCTGCACGGTCACACGCACACCCTGCGGGACGAACGGGTCTGCGGCGTACGCCTCATCAATCCCGGCGCGCTCCATCGGGCGCTCGTGCACACCGTGGCCACGTTGTCGCTGGAGCAGGATGAACTGCATTTCTGGCGTGTGGACGAGAACGAACCCGCGAACAATTCGCCGGTCGAAGTATCTTCCCTGCGGCGTTGA